In Streptomyces thermolilacinus SPC6, a single genomic region encodes these proteins:
- the ggt gene encoding gamma-glutamyltransferase has product MPRSTVRNVSLAAVATTVLALGAAPPPGAPAPAAAPAPAVPVVSTAAPAKVPVAVGYGGAVASVDADASAAGIEVLRAGGNAVDAAVATAAALGVTEPYSAGIGGGGYFVHYDARTRTVHTVDGRETAPSTADASLFLEDGKPLPFAEAMTSGLSVGTPGTPATWDAALDAWGTKPLKDLLKPAVRLARDGFVVDETFREQTRANEERFRDFPASAELFLPGGEPPVVGSVLKNPDLARTYDKLARQGTGALYRGDLAHDIVRTVRTPPVRPGATRTVRPGDLTVRDLAAYETVNRRPTKVSYRGLDVYGMAPSSSGGTTVGEALNILEGTDLRRAEPETYLHRLVEASRVAFADRGRWVGDPAFEDVPTRGLLSQRFADARACLIRDDRALTSPLAPGDPRNPRPCATAGKAAPTTYEGENTTHLTVADRWGDVVAYTLTIESTGGSGITVPGRGFLLNNELTDFSFAPADPAVHDPNLPGPGKRPRSSMSPTIVLDRHDRPVLALGSPGGATIITTVLQTLTGVLDRGLPLVDAIAAPRASQRNQPVTDLEPALYGSPLRARLAALGHAFRENPEIGAATGVQRLLDGRWLAAAETVRRGGGSAMVVRPAG; this is encoded by the coding sequence ATGCCCCGCTCCACCGTACGGAACGTCTCCCTCGCCGCCGTCGCCACGACGGTCCTCGCCCTCGGCGCCGCGCCCCCGCCAGGCGCCCCCGCCCCGGCCGCCGCTCCTGCCCCCGCCGTCCCCGTCGTCTCCACCGCCGCACCCGCCAAGGTGCCGGTCGCCGTCGGGTACGGCGGGGCCGTCGCGAGCGTGGACGCCGACGCGTCGGCGGCCGGGATCGAAGTGCTGCGCGCGGGCGGCAACGCCGTGGACGCCGCCGTCGCCACCGCCGCCGCCCTCGGGGTCACCGAGCCGTACTCGGCCGGGATCGGCGGAGGCGGCTACTTCGTCCACTACGACGCCCGCACCCGTACCGTCCACACCGTCGACGGCCGCGAGACCGCGCCCAGCACGGCCGACGCGTCGCTCTTCCTGGAGGACGGCAAGCCCCTCCCCTTCGCGGAGGCCATGACCAGCGGCCTGTCCGTCGGCACCCCGGGCACCCCCGCCACCTGGGACGCCGCCCTCGACGCCTGGGGCACCAAACCGCTCAAGGACCTGCTGAAACCGGCCGTACGGCTCGCCAGGGACGGCTTCGTCGTGGACGAGACGTTCCGCGAGCAGACCCGCGCCAACGAGGAACGGTTCCGCGACTTCCCCGCCAGCGCCGAACTGTTCCTGCCGGGCGGCGAACCGCCCGTCGTCGGTTCCGTCCTGAAGAACCCCGACCTGGCCCGTACGTACGACAAGCTCGCCCGCCAGGGCACCGGCGCGCTCTACCGGGGCGACCTCGCCCACGACATCGTCCGCACCGTCCGCACCCCGCCCGTCCGGCCCGGCGCCACCCGTACCGTCCGCCCGGGCGACCTGACGGTACGGGACCTGGCCGCGTACGAGACGGTGAACCGCCGCCCCACCAAGGTCTCCTACCGGGGCCTCGACGTGTACGGCATGGCGCCGTCCTCGTCGGGCGGCACCACCGTCGGCGAGGCGCTGAACATCCTGGAGGGCACCGACCTGCGCCGCGCCGAACCGGAGACGTACCTCCACCGGCTCGTGGAGGCGAGCCGCGTCGCCTTCGCGGACCGGGGGCGGTGGGTCGGCGACCCGGCCTTCGAGGACGTGCCGACGCGGGGCCTGCTGTCGCAGCGGTTCGCGGACGCGCGGGCCTGCCTCATCCGCGACGACCGGGCCCTGACCAGCCCCCTCGCCCCCGGGGACCCGCGCAACCCCCGGCCGTGCGCCACGGCCGGGAAGGCGGCGCCGACGACGTACGAGGGCGAGAACACCACGCACCTGACGGTCGCCGACCGGTGGGGCGACGTCGTCGCGTACACCCTCACCATCGAGTCGACCGGCGGCAGCGGCATCACCGTGCCCGGCCGGGGCTTCCTCCTCAACAACGAGCTGACCGACTTCTCCTTCGCCCCCGCGGACCCGGCCGTCCACGACCCGAACCTGCCAGGTCCCGGCAAGCGGCCGCGCTCCTCCATGTCCCCGACGATCGTGCTGGACCGGCACGACCGGCCCGTCCTCGCGCTCGGCTCGCCCGGCGGCGCCACCATCATCACGACCGTCCTCCAGACCCTGACCGGCGTACTCGACCGGGGCCTGCCGCTGGTGGACGCCATCGCCGCGCCCCGCGCCAGCCAGCGCAACCAGCCCGTCACCGACCTCGAACCCGCCCTGTACGGCAGCCCGCTGCGGGCCCGCCTCGCCGCGCTGGGCCACGCCTTCCGCGAGAACCCGGAGATCGGCGCCGCCACCGGCGTCCAGCGGCTCCTCGACGGGCGGTGGCTCGCCGCCGCCGAGACGGTCCGCCGCGGCGGCGGTTCCGCGATGGTCGTCCGCCCGGCGGGCTGA
- a CDS encoding L,D-transpeptidase: MSRTRARILLRTTALAGTAVLTAALTACSGGGGGSSSGDTGGEGKARPETRITVNLSGKQARPGSPVEVTLAEGRLAQVTVTDSKGARLDGKVSADGRTWTSARNAAPGTGYSVEARDANGGTAKAEFATAAPEKVNKLTLAPGKNSTVGIAQPLSIVFDHPVKNKAAVERALKVTTSNNTEGSWGWMQDWSGKDRVDWRPKEYWKAGTKVTLDAQLNGVDSGPDGGWFVRDYATGFTVGRNQVVKVDLDNHRLKLVRDGLVVKDVPVSGGTPGGEKASWRGRTVLMSKEGTINMRSETVGLGDAYDKMVDYSMRLTWSGMYAHAAPWNAKYMGNANRSSGCIGMTDGNAAWVYGQVQVGDPFEIEGADTKGTQAVNNGYGEWNLSWSEWQAKSALR, from the coding sequence TTGAGCCGCACACGTGCCCGCATCCTGCTCCGCACCACCGCCCTCGCCGGTACCGCGGTTCTGACCGCGGCGCTGACCGCGTGCTCGGGCGGTGGCGGCGGGTCCTCGTCCGGTGACACCGGCGGGGAAGGCAAGGCCAGGCCGGAGACGCGCATCACCGTGAACCTGTCGGGCAAGCAGGCCAGGCCCGGCAGCCCCGTCGAGGTCACCCTCGCGGAGGGCAGACTGGCCCAGGTCACCGTCACCGACTCCAAGGGCGCCAGGCTGGACGGCAAGGTGTCCGCCGACGGCCGTACCTGGACGTCGGCCCGCAACGCCGCACCCGGCACCGGCTACTCGGTCGAGGCGCGCGACGCGAACGGCGGCACGGCGAAGGCCGAGTTCGCGACCGCCGCGCCCGAGAAGGTCAACAAGCTGACGCTCGCGCCCGGCAAGAACTCCACGGTGGGCATCGCGCAGCCGCTGTCGATCGTCTTCGACCACCCGGTCAAGAACAAGGCGGCCGTCGAGAGGGCCCTGAAGGTCACCACCTCGAACAACACCGAGGGCTCCTGGGGCTGGATGCAGGACTGGTCCGGCAAGGACCGGGTGGACTGGCGGCCCAAGGAGTACTGGAAGGCGGGCACGAAGGTGACGCTCGACGCCCAGCTGAACGGCGTCGATTCGGGCCCGGACGGCGGCTGGTTCGTCCGCGACTACGCGACCGGCTTCACCGTCGGCAGGAACCAGGTCGTCAAGGTGGACCTGGACAACCACCGGCTGAAGCTCGTCCGGGACGGGCTGGTCGTCAAGGACGTCCCCGTGTCGGGCGGCACGCCGGGCGGCGAGAAGGCGTCCTGGCGGGGCCGGACCGTGCTGATGTCGAAGGAGGGCACCATCAACATGCGCTCCGAGACGGTCGGCCTCGGCGACGCGTACGACAAGATGGTGGACTACTCGATGCGGCTGACCTGGTCCGGCATGTACGCGCACGCCGCGCCGTGGAACGCCAAGTACATGGGCAACGCCAACCGCAGCTCCGGGTGCATCGGCATGACCGACGGCAACGCCGCGTGGGTGTACGGGCAGGTGCAGGTGGGCGACCCGTTCGAGATCGAGGGCGCCGACACGAAGGGCACCCAGGCGGTCAACAACGGCTACGGCGAGTGGAACCTGTCCTGGAGCGAGTGGCAGGCCAAGAGCGCCCTGCGCTGA
- a CDS encoding CocE/NonD family hydrolase, with amino-acid sequence MRTAAVGTAAAVLATGAALGPAPAATAGTATGRITVTATAAEAAGIRFVDIAGDGGTVLKANVLTPADADGTRRYPLVVLPTSWAMPQIEYLAQARALADSGYVVVSYNSRGFWQSGGHIEVAGPPDVADASKVIDWALAHTPADPGRVGMAGVSYGAGISLLAAAHDPRIKAVAALSGWADLIDSIYSGRTQHLQAAALLGGAGYLTGRPSPELERILEAFLSSDLEREQEMIDWGRERSPATYIDRINANGAAVMLGNAWGDTIFPPNQYASFYEKLTGPKRLELRPGDHATAEATGLFGLPNDTWTSTRRWFDHHLKGADNGVDREQPVRIKSRTSGGYEGYPDWTAVGARERRLALGGEQTVRTGLDSGANGGVVLLSNALDQFLKLPPTVSVPLLPRSYAAVWQSERYATAQRVRGTVKLHTTVTATASSGTLVAYLYDVGPLGVGKLVSNAPYTFHGRTPGEPFTVDLELFSTAYDVPAGHRLALVVDTADPLYIEHNPAGARLTFSSPPSDPSYLSVPLRAE; translated from the coding sequence ATGCGTACGGCGGCCGTCGGCACCGCCGCGGCCGTCCTGGCGACAGGGGCGGCCCTGGGGCCCGCCCCCGCCGCCACGGCCGGGACCGCCACCGGGCGGATCACCGTCACGGCCACCGCGGCGGAGGCGGCGGGCATCCGGTTCGTGGACATCGCGGGCGACGGCGGCACCGTCCTCAAGGCCAACGTCCTCACCCCCGCCGACGCCGACGGCACCCGCCGGTACCCGCTGGTCGTGCTGCCCACCAGCTGGGCGATGCCGCAGATCGAATACCTCGCCCAGGCGCGCGCCCTCGCCGACTCCGGGTACGTCGTCGTCAGCTACAACTCGCGCGGCTTCTGGCAGTCAGGCGGCCACATCGAGGTGGCGGGGCCGCCCGACGTCGCCGACGCCTCCAAGGTGATCGACTGGGCCCTCGCCCACACCCCCGCCGACCCCGGGCGCGTCGGCATGGCCGGAGTGTCGTACGGCGCCGGGATCAGCCTCCTCGCCGCCGCGCACGACCCGCGGATCAAGGCCGTCGCGGCGCTCAGCGGCTGGGCCGACCTCATCGACTCCATCTACAGCGGCCGCACCCAGCACCTCCAGGCCGCCGCCCTGCTCGGCGGCGCCGGATACCTCACCGGCCGCCCGAGCCCCGAACTGGAGCGCATCCTCGAAGCGTTCCTCTCCTCGGACCTGGAGCGCGAGCAGGAGATGATCGACTGGGGCCGTGAGCGCTCCCCCGCCACGTACATCGACCGGATCAACGCCAACGGCGCCGCCGTGATGCTCGGCAACGCCTGGGGCGACACGATCTTCCCGCCCAACCAGTACGCCTCCTTCTACGAGAAGCTCACCGGCCCCAAGCGCCTCGAACTGCGCCCGGGCGACCACGCCACCGCCGAGGCCACCGGCCTGTTCGGCCTGCCCAACGACACCTGGACCAGCACCCGCCGCTGGTTCGACCACCACCTCAAGGGCGCCGACAACGGCGTGGACCGGGAACAGCCCGTGCGTATCAAGTCCCGCACGTCCGGCGGCTACGAGGGCTACCCCGACTGGACAGCGGTCGGCGCCCGGGAGCGGCGCCTCGCGCTCGGCGGCGAGCAGACCGTCCGTACCGGCCTGGACTCCGGCGCCAACGGCGGCGTGGTCCTGCTGTCCAACGCCCTCGACCAGTTCCTCAAACTCCCGCCGACCGTGTCCGTGCCGCTGCTGCCCCGCTCGTACGCGGCCGTCTGGCAGTCGGAGCGGTACGCGACGGCGCAGCGCGTGCGCGGCACGGTGAAGCTCCACACGACGGTCACCGCCACCGCGAGCAGCGGAACCCTGGTCGCGTACCTGTACGACGTGGGGCCGCTCGGCGTCGGCAAGCTGGTGAGCAACGCCCCGTACACCTTCCACGGGCGGACGCCGGGCGAGCCGTTCACGGTGGACCTGGAGCTGTTCTCGACGGCGTACGACGTGCCCGCCGGGCACCGGCTGGCGCTGGTCGTGGACACCGCCGACCCGCTGTACATCGAGCACAACCCGGCCGGCGCGCGGCTGACCTTCTCCTCGCCGCCGTCCGACCCCTCGTACCTGTCGGTGCCGCTGCGCGCGGAGTGA
- a CDS encoding DUF6278 family protein, producing MNIPFLDSWRKRRDGGRSTTLASAFERDPEGVAGLLSECALLRSRAEEAGVLLDDTPRSLEALDQLTPRWREDPEELPWLGNDAGLYLGTVIVRTVPGAVWDVLPGGRAVVRLASGREIDVVGAGLEWAITGSPQLSQMYGEAAEGR from the coding sequence ATGAACATCCCTTTCCTGGACTCCTGGCGCAAGCGGCGCGACGGCGGACGGAGCACGACCCTCGCCTCCGCCTTCGAGAGGGACCCGGAGGGCGTGGCGGGACTGCTCTCCGAGTGCGCCCTGCTGCGCTCCCGGGCCGAGGAGGCAGGGGTTCTCCTGGACGACACACCGCGCTCCCTGGAGGCGCTCGACCAGCTGACGCCCCGCTGGCGCGAGGACCCCGAGGAGCTGCCGTGGCTGGGCAACGACGCGGGCCTGTACCTCGGCACGGTGATCGTGCGGACCGTGCCGGGCGCCGTGTGGGACGTGCTGCCCGGCGGCCGCGCCGTGGTCCGGCTGGCCTCCGGGCGGGAGATCGACGTGGTGGGCGCGGGCCTGGAGTGGGCGATCACCGGCTCCCCGCAGTTGTCCCAGATGTACGGCGAGGCGGCAGAAGGACGCTAG
- a CDS encoding exodeoxyribonuclease III, whose product MRIATWNVNSITARLPRLLAWLESSGTDVLCVQETKCTAEQFPAAELRELGYESVVNATGRWNGVALVSRVGLDDIVTGLPGGPEYEGVQEPRAIAATCGPVRVWSVYVPNGREVAHDHYAYKLRWLEALQAAVAGDAAGPRPFAVLGDFNIAPTDDDVWDRSFFEGSTHVTAPERAALEGLRGTGLADIVPRPLKYDHPFTYWDYRQLCFPKNRGMRIDLVYGNKPFADAVKDGYVDREERKGKGASDHAPVVVDLDV is encoded by the coding sequence ATGCGTATCGCCACCTGGAACGTCAACTCGATCACCGCTCGGCTGCCCCGCCTGCTGGCCTGGCTGGAGAGCAGCGGCACGGACGTGCTGTGCGTCCAGGAGACCAAGTGCACCGCCGAGCAGTTCCCCGCCGCCGAGCTGCGCGAGCTCGGCTACGAGTCGGTGGTGAACGCCACGGGCCGGTGGAACGGCGTGGCCCTGGTCTCCCGGGTCGGCCTGGACGACATCGTCACGGGCCTGCCCGGGGGACCGGAGTACGAGGGCGTGCAGGAGCCGCGGGCGATCGCCGCGACCTGCGGCCCCGTCCGGGTCTGGTCGGTGTACGTGCCGAACGGCCGGGAGGTCGCCCACGACCACTACGCCTACAAGCTCCGCTGGCTGGAGGCCCTCCAGGCCGCCGTAGCGGGCGACGCCGCTGGCCCGCGCCCCTTCGCCGTGCTCGGCGACTTCAACATCGCGCCCACCGACGACGACGTGTGGGACCGCTCCTTCTTCGAGGGCTCCACGCACGTCACGGCGCCTGAGCGGGCCGCGCTGGAGGGCCTGCGCGGCACCGGCCTCGCGGACATCGTGCCGCGCCCCCTCAAGTACGACCACCCGTTCACGTACTGGGACTACCGCCAGCTCTGCTTCCCCAAGAACCGCGGGATGCGCATCGACCTCGTGTACGGCAACAAGCCGTTCGCCGACGCCGTCAAGGACGGCTACGTGGACCGGGAGGAGCGCAAGGGCAAGGGCGCGTCCGACCACGCCCCCGTCGTCGTGGACCTCGACGTGTGA
- a CDS encoding MBL fold metallo-hydrolase, producing MKLTKKAHACVRLEKDGQTLVIDPGGFTEQDAALGADAILVTHEHPDHFDGAQLRAGMEANPAAEIWTLRSVAEQLSAAFPGRVHTVGDGDTLTAAGFDVEVHGELHAVIHPDIPRVTNIGFLIDDGAVFHPGDALTVPGRPVETLFLPVHAPWNKISEVIDYVREVKPRRAIDIHDALLTPIARPIYDRQIGALGGTDHRRLTPGAYTEL from the coding sequence ATGAAGCTGACCAAGAAAGCGCACGCCTGCGTACGGCTGGAGAAGGACGGACAGACCCTCGTCATCGACCCGGGCGGGTTCACCGAGCAGGACGCGGCGCTCGGCGCCGACGCGATCCTCGTCACCCATGAACACCCCGACCACTTCGACGGGGCCCAGCTGCGCGCGGGCATGGAGGCCAACCCCGCGGCGGAGATCTGGACGCTGCGCAGCGTCGCCGAGCAGCTCTCCGCCGCCTTCCCCGGGCGCGTCCACACCGTCGGCGACGGCGACACCCTCACCGCCGCGGGCTTCGACGTGGAGGTGCACGGCGAACTGCACGCCGTGATCCACCCGGACATCCCCCGCGTCACGAACATCGGCTTCCTGATCGACGACGGCGCCGTCTTCCACCCCGGCGACGCCCTCACCGTCCCCGGACGGCCCGTCGAAACCCTGTTCCTCCCCGTCCACGCCCCCTGGAACAAGATCTCCGAGGTCATCGACTACGTCCGCGAGGTCAAGCCGCGGCGGGCCATCGACATCCACGACGCGCTGCTCACCCCGATCGCCCGGCCCATCTACGACCGGCAGATCGGCGCGCTCGGCGGCACGGACCACCGGCGGCTGACCCCGGGGGCGTACACGGAGCTGTGA
- the pcaDC gene encoding bifunctional 3-oxoadipate enol-lactonase/4-carboxymuconolactone decarboxylase PcaDC, whose product MSEKTADTLQYRSDGPADAPVLVLGPSLGATWHMWDRQIAELTARHRVLRFDLPGHGGSPAEPVASAAGLTDRLLTTLDTLGVQRFGYAGAGLGAAVGADLALRAPQRLASLALVGASPRFGTADEYRQRGVVVRAHGMDPMARLTPEQWFTPAFAAAQPAIVDWAVQMVRTTDPGCYIAACEALAAFDVRADLARIGVPTLVLVGSDDRVAGPAAARTLVAGIPDARLAVVPAAAHLAPVEQPAAVTDLLVRHFAASWQDTLADVPVPPQTPTAFAPGPVAAPVPDAQPAQVPAPAAPPAPHRPDPYEPGLKLRREVLGDAHVDAALDSADDFTRDFQELVTRYAWGEVWSRDGLDRRTRSSVALTALTARGHLDDLAVHTRAALRNGLTPTEIREILLQAAVYCGVPAANAAFRVAARVIREETTLEP is encoded by the coding sequence GTGAGTGAGAAGACGGCTGACACCTTGCAGTACCGCTCCGACGGACCGGCGGACGCGCCCGTTCTGGTCCTCGGGCCCTCCCTCGGCGCGACCTGGCACATGTGGGACCGGCAGATCGCGGAGCTGACCGCGCGGCACCGCGTGCTCCGCTTCGACCTGCCCGGCCACGGCGGCTCCCCCGCCGAACCGGTCGCCTCCGCCGCCGGGCTCACCGACCGGCTCCTCACCACCCTTGACACGCTCGGCGTCCAGCGGTTCGGGTACGCCGGTGCCGGGCTCGGCGCGGCCGTCGGCGCGGACCTCGCCCTGCGCGCCCCGCAGCGGCTCGCCTCGCTCGCCCTGGTCGGCGCGTCCCCCCGGTTCGGCACCGCCGACGAGTACCGGCAGCGCGGCGTCGTCGTCCGAGCCCACGGCATGGACCCGATGGCCCGCCTCACCCCGGAGCAGTGGTTCACCCCGGCGTTCGCCGCCGCCCAGCCCGCCATCGTGGACTGGGCCGTCCAGATGGTCCGCACCACCGACCCCGGCTGCTACATCGCCGCCTGCGAGGCCCTCGCCGCGTTCGACGTCCGCGCCGACCTCGCCAGGATCGGCGTCCCCACCCTCGTCCTGGTCGGCTCCGACGACCGCGTGGCCGGGCCCGCCGCCGCCCGCACGCTCGTCGCGGGCATCCCCGACGCGCGGCTCGCCGTCGTCCCCGCCGCCGCCCACCTGGCCCCCGTCGAGCAGCCTGCGGCCGTCACCGACCTGCTCGTACGGCACTTCGCCGCGTCCTGGCAGGACACCCTCGCCGACGTGCCCGTGCCGCCCCAGACGCCCACCGCCTTCGCCCCGGGCCCGGTCGCCGCCCCGGTGCCCGACGCGCAGCCCGCCCAGGTCCCCGCGCCCGCCGCGCCGCCCGCCCCGCACCGCCCCGACCCGTACGAGCCGGGCCTGAAGCTGCGCCGGGAGGTCCTCGGCGACGCCCATGTGGACGCCGCCCTCGACTCGGCCGACGACTTCACGCGCGACTTCCAGGAGCTGGTCACCCGGTACGCGTGGGGCGAGGTCTGGTCCCGCGACGGCCTCGACCGCCGCACCCGCAGCAGCGTGGCCCTCACCGCGCTCACCGCCCGGGGCCACCTCGACGATCTGGCCGTCCACACCCGCGCCGCCCTCCGCAACGGGCTGACCCCCACCGAGATCCGCGAGATCCTCCTCCAGGCCGCCGTGTACTGCGGCGTACCCGCCGCCAACGCGGCCTTCCGCGTCGCCGCCCGGGTCATCCGCGAGGAGACCACCCTGGAGCCCTGA
- a CDS encoding LysR family transcriptional regulator translates to MTVGIHHLRTFLMAIDEGSISKAAARLHMAQSAVSRRLAELERHVKQPLLERSAEGVQPTVAGKMFCAKADAAVTAFDDAMRSDLHRVRALRVGYAWSAAGAYTSAILRRWQEMNPDVLVRLKRVDDPAGGLTSGLSDVAIMRTHARRRGLREELLVMEPRVAAVSVDNPLAAKGEVRLHDLTDYALVLNSFSGTTNLDLWQEGRQPVVAVEVDTIDDWQTYIAAGVGIGVTPASTAWMHPHTELRYLPIRDAPPVPVYLVWACNNQHPALRSFIQVARTVVAEVAE, encoded by the coding sequence ATGACTGTCGGCATTCACCACTTGAGAACGTTCCTGATGGCGATCGACGAGGGCAGCATCTCGAAGGCCGCCGCCCGGCTGCACATGGCGCAGTCCGCCGTGTCCCGCAGGCTGGCCGAGCTGGAGCGCCATGTGAAGCAGCCCCTGCTGGAGCGCTCCGCGGAAGGGGTGCAGCCGACGGTGGCCGGGAAGATGTTCTGCGCCAAGGCCGACGCCGCGGTCACGGCGTTCGACGACGCCATGCGCTCGGACCTGCACCGGGTGCGCGCCCTGCGCGTCGGCTACGCATGGTCGGCCGCGGGCGCGTACACCAGCGCGATACTGCGCCGCTGGCAGGAGATGAACCCCGACGTCCTGGTGCGCCTGAAGCGGGTCGACGACCCGGCGGGCGGGCTGACCAGCGGTCTGTCGGATGTGGCCATCATGCGCACCCACGCCCGGCGCCGGGGCCTCAGGGAGGAGCTTCTGGTGATGGAGCCACGCGTCGCCGCCGTCTCGGTGGATAACCCGCTCGCCGCGAAGGGCGAAGTCCGGCTGCACGACCTCACCGACTACGCCCTCGTACTCAACTCCTTCTCGGGCACCACCAACCTCGACCTGTGGCAGGAAGGCCGGCAGCCCGTGGTGGCGGTGGAGGTGGACACCATCGACGACTGGCAGACCTACATCGCCGCCGGTGTGGGTATCGGTGTGACACCGGCCTCCACCGCCTGGATGCACCCCCACACGGAGCTCAGATACCTCCCCATTCGTGACGCCCCTCCCGTGCCCGTCTACCTGGTCTGGGCGTGCAACAACCAGCATCCGGCGCTGCGCTCCTTCATCCAGGTGGCGCGGACCGTGGTCGCGGAGGTCGCCGAGTAG
- a CDS encoding MFS transporter: MSTSTVRRAGAREWGGLAVLSLPTVLLGLDVTVLYLALPSLAEDLRPSGTQELWIMDAYGFLIAGFLITMGTLGDRIGRRKLLMLGAAAFGAVSVLAAYATSAEMLIAARAALGVAGATLMPSTLALISNMFTDLRQRSLAIGVWATSFALGMALGPVVGGALLNQFWWGAAFLLAVPVAVVLLVAAPVLIPEYRAPHSGRFDLLSVALSLIAILPVIYAVKRFAKDGADVPTIAATVIGLVFAVLFVRRQGRLASPLLDVRLFTNRTFSAALSVLLVGLVGVGGSMLLITQQLQLVEGLPPIEAGLWMGPPALLMFLAAIGAPLVSRRVPPGIVVAATLALSMVGYLLLTQVDASGGVVQMVIGFGLVYLGLGAIAALGTDLVVGAAPPEKAGSASAMSETVQELGLALGVAILGSLATAVYRSRIGDQIPVGTPPEVAEAAGDSIAGATSSAHLMPAGWLDQAKEAATSGLNTAMLVAAVCTLVLSFLSAVVLRHVGVIGGDEAEAGPDPAAVPSEAAESRV; this comes from the coding sequence ATGAGCACATCGACCGTACGTAGAGCCGGTGCGCGGGAGTGGGGAGGGCTGGCCGTCCTCTCCTTGCCCACCGTGCTCCTGGGCCTCGACGTCACCGTGCTGTACCTGGCCCTCCCCTCGCTGGCGGAGGACCTGCGGCCGAGCGGCACCCAAGAGCTGTGGATCATGGATGCCTACGGCTTCCTGATCGCCGGTTTCCTGATCACCATGGGCACACTGGGCGACCGGATCGGCCGCCGCAAGCTGCTGATGCTCGGCGCCGCCGCCTTCGGTGCCGTCTCCGTGCTCGCCGCCTACGCCACCAGCGCGGAGATGCTCATCGCCGCGCGCGCCGCCCTGGGCGTCGCCGGTGCCACGCTGATGCCCTCCACGCTGGCCCTGATCAGCAACATGTTCACCGACCTGCGCCAGCGCTCGCTGGCGATCGGCGTCTGGGCGACCAGCTTCGCCCTCGGTATGGCGCTGGGGCCGGTGGTGGGCGGCGCGCTGCTGAACCAGTTCTGGTGGGGTGCGGCGTTCCTCCTCGCCGTCCCGGTCGCCGTCGTGCTGCTGGTGGCCGCGCCGGTCCTGATCCCCGAGTACCGGGCGCCGCACAGCGGCCGGTTCGACCTGCTCAGCGTCGCGCTGTCGCTGATCGCGATCCTGCCGGTGATCTACGCCGTGAAGCGGTTCGCCAAGGACGGCGCGGACGTGCCCACGATCGCCGCGACGGTGATCGGCCTGGTTTTCGCCGTGCTGTTCGTCCGGCGCCAGGGACGGCTGGCGAGCCCGCTGCTCGACGTGCGCCTCTTCACCAACCGCACCTTCAGCGCCGCGCTGAGCGTCCTGCTCGTCGGCCTCGTGGGGGTCGGCGGCTCGATGCTGCTGATCACCCAGCAGCTCCAGCTCGTGGAGGGGCTGCCCCCCATCGAGGCCGGCCTGTGGATGGGGCCGCCCGCGCTGCTGATGTTCCTCGCCGCGATCGGGGCCCCGCTGGTATCGCGGCGGGTGCCGCCGGGGATCGTGGTGGCTGCCACGCTGGCCCTGTCCATGGTCGGCTATCTGCTGCTCACCCAGGTGGACGCCTCGGGCGGCGTCGTGCAGATGGTGATCGGTTTCGGCCTCGTCTACCTCGGACTGGGCGCGATCGCGGCGCTGGGCACGGACCTGGTCGTCGGGGCGGCGCCGCCGGAGAAGGCCGGATCCGCCTCGGCGATGTCGGAGACCGTGCAGGAGCTCGGCCTCGCGCTCGGCGTGGCGATCCTGGGCAGCCTGGCCACCGCGGTCTACCGCAGCAGGATCGGCGACCAGATCCCCGTCGGCACCCCGCCGGAGGTGGCTGAAGCGGCGGGCGACAGCATCGCCGGCGCCACCTCGTCGGCGCACTTGATGCCCGCGGGCTGGCTCGACCAGGCAAAGGAGGCGGCCACCTCAGGGCTGAACACCGCCATGCTCGTCGCCGCGGTGTGCACCCTGGTGCTGTCCTTCCTGTCCGCCGTCGTGCTGCGGCACGTCGGCGTGATCGGGGGCGACGAGGCCGAGGCCGGCCCCGACCCCGCCGCCGTCCCGTCGGAAGCCGCCGAATCGCGGGTGTGA